One segment of Erigeron canadensis isolate Cc75 chromosome 2, C_canadensis_v1, whole genome shotgun sequence DNA contains the following:
- the LOC122589405 gene encoding ABC transporter D family member 2, chloroplastic-like, with protein sequence MKNRRFYKYSPLSSSVTSPADPPVTSTKPEENVLRKGRRLFRRFYKVAAPYWFSEDDKVQARIQLASVFALTLGTTGISVGFNFLGRDFYNALANKDQDQFTTQITYYLAAIAGGILIFVFTDYARETLALRWRSWMTKYYMERYLKNQTFYQIQSQSIDNPDQRIVDDLSSFTKTSLSFSLTLFNAMVDLISFSNILFGIYPPLFVILIVYSLGGTAISIFLGKGLVNLNFMQEKMEADFRYGLVRVRENAESIAFYGGEENEVTLLLQRFSSAFGNLTQLLISSRNLKFFTSGYRYLIQILPAAVVAPMYFSGKIEFGVINQSVSAFNHILGDFSLIVYQFQAISAFSAVIDRLGEFDDFLDSTSSHGPVEASDEIQLTYCSVKDPTFSNSMKVLDIQSLLEIESLTVQTPTNKALLISNLSLEVCKNEHLLITGPSGIGKTSLLRALAGLWRTGSGKITFYAKYAPDVAPNEETLVDESKVGYKISKYRDFKGVFFLPQRPYMVLGTLRQQLLYPTWPDVSDSNPHDFKLTDSVLPLENVSARSQQPTADDLIQALEDVHLGHLLSRFSGLDATNEWSRVLSLGEQQRLAFARLLLSRPDLVLLDESTSALDDANEAHLYEKINAAGITYISIGHRTSLHKFHKKALRISPIDVDTNQPNWSIELL encoded by the exons ATGAAAAATCGGAGATTTTATAAATATTCGCCTCTTTCGTCTTCCGTCACGTCTCCGGCTGATCCGCCTGTTACCTCAACCAAACCGGAAGAG AATGTGCTGAGAAAGGGGCGAAGGCTATTCAGGAGATTTTATAAAGTGGCTGCTCCGTATTGGTTTTCAGAAGATGATAAAGTTCAAGCAAGGATACAGTTGGCTTCTGTGTTTGCTCTGACTTTAGGAACTACTGGAATCAGCGTCGGTTTCAATTTTCTGGGTCGTGATTTCTATAATGCACTTGCTA ATAAAGATCAAGATCAGTTTACTACACAAATTACGTACTACCTTGCTGCTATTGCTGGTGGAATTCTG ATCTTTGTGTTTACAGATTATGCAAGAGAAACTCTTGCTTTGAGGTGGAGATCTTGGATGACAAAGTATTACATGGAGCGTTATCTCAAGAACCAGACGTTTTACCAGATACAGTCTCAATCAATTGATAATCCTGATCAACGAATTGTTGATGATTTGAGTTCTTTCACGAAAACATCACTTTCATTCTCTTTGACACTCTTTAATGCCATGGTGGACTTGATATCTTTCAGCAACATATTGTTTGGCATATATCCACCTCTATTTGTTATTCTTATAGTATATTCGCTTGGTGGAACAGCCATCAGCATTTTCCTTGGCAAA GGCCTGGTCAACCTAAATTTTATGCAAGAGAAAATGGAAGCAGATTTTCGTTATGGGCTTGTACGTGTTCGAGAAAATGCTGAGTCAATTGCTTTTTACGGTGGCGAGGAAAATGAAGTCACACTTCTTTTGCAGCGGTTCAGTAGTGCTTTTGGAAATTTAACT CAATTGTTGATATCttcaagaaatcttaagtttttCACCAGCGGTTATCGCTACTTGATTCAGATTCTTCCTGCTGCAGTTGTTGCACCCATGTACTTTTCTGGGAAGATTGAATTTGGTGTTATAAATCAGTCTGTGTCCGCTTTTAATCATATTCTTGGAGATTTTTCCCTCATTGTATATCAATTTCAGGCTATCAGTGCCTTTTCAGCAGTCATTGATCGATTAG GGGAATTTGATGACTTCCTGGACAGCACCAGTTCTCATGGTCCTGTAGAAGCTTCAGATGAGATTCAACTAACATATTGCAGTGTTAAGGACCCGACCTTTTCCAATTCCATGAAAGTCTTAGATATCCAAAGTCTGTTGGAGATTGAGAGTTTGACCGTACAGACTCCCACAAATAAAGCCCTGCTCATCAGCAATTTGTCACTGGAAGTCTGCAAGAACGAGCATTTACTG ATTACTGGACCAAGTGGGATTGGGAAAACATCTTTGTTAAGAGCCCTTGCCGGTCTTTGGCGTACTGGTAGTGGAAAGATCACATTCTATGCTAAATATGCACCAGATGTGGCTCCTAATGAAGAAACTTTAGTAGATGAAAGCAAGGTTGgttataaaatttcaaaataccGGGATTTTAAAGGTGTTTTTTTCCTTCCCCAAAGGCCGTATATGGTTTTAGGAACCCTTCGGCAGCAGCTGCTTTATCCCACGTGGCCTGATGTTTCAGATTCCAACCCACATGACTTCAAACTTACTG ATTCAGTGCTTCCCCTTGAAAATGTTAGTGCCCGATCTCAGCAGCCTACTGCAGATGATTTGATCCAAGCTTTAGAAGATGTGCATCTTGGGCATTTGTTGTCACGTTTTAGTGGTCTGGATGCAACCAATGAATGGTCGAGGGTCCTTTCCCTTGGTGAGCAGCAACGGCTTGCGTTTGCACGCTTGTTGCTCTCTCGACCAGACTTGGTTCTTTTGGATGAATCAACAAGTGCTTTAGATGACGCCAATGAG GCTCACTTGTATGAAAAAATTAATGCAGCAGGAATTACGTATATAAGTATTGGCCACCGGACAAGTCTAcataaatttcataaaaaggCTTTGCGGATCTCACCGATTGATGTGGACACTAACCAGCCGAATTGGTCTATAGAACTCTTGTAA